A single region of the Kineosporiaceae bacterium SCSIO 59966 genome encodes:
- the dnaE gene encoding DNA polymerase III subunit alpha, which produces MPSGSTSDQFVHLHVHTEYSMLDGAARVDDLFAEAARMGMPALATTDHGFVFGAYDFWKTGRRYGVKPIIGLEAYVTPGTHRTDRTRVKWAEGGRDDVSGGGAFTHMTLLARTTPGMHNLFRLASRASLEGHFYKPRMDRELLSQYADGLIATTGCPSGEVQTRLRLGQYDRAVAAAAEFRDIFGAENYYVELMDHGLDIERRVQKDLLRLAEDLALPVVATNDLHYTRAEDATAHAALLCVQSGSTLADPNRFKFDADDFYLKSPAEMRHLWREIPEASDNTLLIAERCEVSFTEGEGRYMPRFPCPPGENEESWFVKEVERGLLERYPDGVPDRVRQQARYETEVIVGKGYAGYFLVVADFITWAKEHGIRVGPGRGSGAGSMCAYAMRITDLDPLQHGLIFERFLNPERMSMPDFDVDFDERRRGEVIRYVTEKYGDDRVAMIVTYGTIKAKQALKDASRVLGYPFSMGERLTKAMPPTVMGKDVPLSGIFDPEHKRYAEAGEFRALHEQDPDVQKVVATARGLEGLKRQWGVHAAGVIMSSEPLIDLIPIMRREQDGQVITQFDYPTCEALGLVKMDFLGLRNLTILDDALQNVRANRGVDVDLDALSKDPTDPATYALLGRGDTLGVFQFDGGPMRSLLRLMKPDNFEDISAVGALYRPGPMGAGSHTNYALRKNGQQPVSYPHPELAEALEPILGTTYGLIVYQEQVMAIAQRLAGYTLGKADLLRRAMGKKKREVLDAEFVGFRDGMRANGYSDDAIRTLWDILVPFSDYAFNKAHSAAYGLVSYWTAYLKANYPAEYMAALLTSVRDDKDKSALYLNECRRMGITVLPPDVNESVATYAAVGEDIRFGLAAIRNVGLNVVEAIVAARQEKGAFTSFQDFLEKVPAVVCNKRTIESLIKAGAFDSLGHGRRQLALRHEDAVDAVIDLKRNEAVGQYDLFGGGDSGAAPGGLQIVLPDVPDWDKRERLAYEREMLGLYVSDHPLLGVEHVLARSADCSIAALLADDARPDGATVTIAGLITGVTRKLTKNGNQWAIATVEDLEGAIEVLFFPQTYATVSTVLEPDTVCVVRGRLNRRDDVPTVYASELTLPDVSQGSAGPVVIALPATRCTPPVVGQLKEVLATHPGVTEVHLRLEQSGRATLMRLDDGLRVTPSPALFGDLKALLGPSCLV; this is translated from the coding sequence ATGCCGTCGGGCAGCACCAGTGACCAGTTCGTCCACCTGCACGTGCACACCGAGTACTCGATGCTCGACGGTGCGGCCCGGGTCGACGACCTGTTCGCCGAGGCCGCCCGGATGGGGATGCCCGCACTGGCCACCACCGACCACGGCTTCGTGTTCGGCGCCTACGACTTCTGGAAGACCGGCCGGCGGTACGGGGTCAAGCCGATCATCGGCCTGGAGGCGTACGTGACGCCGGGCACCCACCGGACCGACCGGACCAGGGTGAAGTGGGCAGAGGGCGGGCGGGACGACGTCTCCGGCGGCGGGGCGTTCACCCACATGACGCTGCTGGCCCGCACCACCCCGGGGATGCACAACCTGTTCCGGCTCGCCTCCAGGGCCAGTCTCGAGGGGCACTTCTACAAGCCCCGGATGGACCGTGAGCTGCTCAGCCAGTACGCGGACGGCCTCATCGCCACGACCGGTTGCCCGTCGGGGGAGGTGCAGACCCGGCTCCGCCTCGGCCAGTACGACCGGGCCGTGGCGGCGGCCGCGGAGTTCCGCGACATCTTCGGGGCGGAGAACTACTACGTCGAGCTCATGGACCACGGGCTCGACATCGAGCGCCGGGTGCAGAAGGACCTGCTGCGGCTGGCCGAGGACCTCGCGCTGCCCGTCGTGGCCACCAACGACCTGCACTACACCCGCGCCGAGGACGCCACCGCGCACGCCGCGCTGCTGTGCGTGCAGTCCGGGTCCACCCTCGCCGACCCGAACCGGTTCAAGTTCGACGCCGACGACTTCTACCTCAAGTCCCCGGCCGAGATGCGCCACCTGTGGCGGGAGATCCCCGAGGCCAGCGACAACACCTTGCTCATCGCGGAGCGCTGCGAGGTCTCCTTCACCGAGGGGGAGGGCCGCTACATGCCGCGGTTCCCCTGCCCGCCGGGGGAGAACGAGGAGTCCTGGTTCGTCAAGGAGGTCGAGAGAGGCCTGCTCGAGCGCTACCCCGACGGCGTGCCGGACCGGGTGCGCCAGCAGGCGCGCTACGAGACCGAGGTCATCGTCGGCAAGGGCTACGCCGGGTACTTCCTCGTCGTCGCCGACTTCATCACCTGGGCCAAGGAGCACGGCATCCGGGTCGGGCCCGGTCGTGGCTCCGGCGCCGGCTCGATGTGCGCCTACGCGATGCGGATCACGGACCTCGACCCGCTGCAGCACGGGCTGATCTTCGAGCGGTTCCTCAACCCTGAGCGGATGTCGATGCCGGACTTCGACGTCGACTTCGACGAGCGCCGCCGGGGAGAGGTGATCCGGTACGTCACCGAGAAGTACGGCGACGACCGCGTCGCCATGATCGTCACCTACGGGACGATCAAGGCCAAGCAGGCGCTCAAGGACGCCAGCCGGGTCCTCGGGTACCCGTTCTCGATGGGGGAGCGGCTCACCAAGGCGATGCCGCCCACCGTCATGGGCAAGGACGTCCCGCTGTCGGGCATCTTCGACCCGGAGCACAAGCGGTACGCCGAGGCGGGGGAGTTCCGGGCCCTGCACGAGCAGGACCCGGACGTCCAGAAGGTGGTCGCGACCGCACGCGGGCTCGAGGGCCTCAAGCGGCAGTGGGGCGTGCACGCCGCTGGTGTGATCATGTCGAGCGAGCCGCTGATCGACCTCATCCCGATCATGCGCCGGGAGCAGGACGGCCAGGTCATCACCCAGTTCGACTACCCGACCTGCGAGGCGCTGGGCCTGGTCAAGATGGACTTCCTGGGCCTGCGCAACCTCACCATCCTCGACGACGCCCTGCAGAACGTCCGCGCCAACCGCGGCGTCGACGTCGACCTCGACGCGCTGAGCAAGGACCCGACCGACCCCGCGACGTACGCGCTGCTCGGCCGCGGGGACACCCTCGGGGTGTTCCAGTTCGACGGCGGCCCGATGCGTTCGCTGCTGCGGCTGATGAAGCCGGACAACTTCGAGGACATCTCGGCCGTCGGCGCGCTCTACCGGCCGGGACCGATGGGTGCCGGGTCGCACACCAACTACGCGTTGCGCAAGAACGGCCAGCAGCCGGTGTCCTACCCGCACCCCGAGCTGGCCGAGGCCCTGGAGCCCATCCTGGGGACGACGTACGGCCTCATCGTGTACCAGGAGCAGGTGATGGCCATCGCCCAGCGCCTCGCCGGGTACACCCTGGGCAAGGCGGACCTGCTGCGCCGGGCGATGGGCAAGAAGAAGCGTGAGGTGCTCGACGCCGAGTTCGTCGGCTTCCGCGACGGCATGCGCGCCAACGGCTACTCCGACGACGCGATCCGGACCCTGTGGGACATCCTCGTCCCCTTCTCGGACTACGCCTTCAACAAGGCGCACTCGGCGGCGTACGGGCTCGTCTCGTACTGGACCGCCTACCTCAAGGCCAACTACCCCGCCGAGTACATGGCCGCGCTGCTGACCAGCGTCCGCGACGACAAGGACAAGTCCGCCCTCTACCTCAACGAGTGCCGGCGGATGGGGATCACCGTGCTGCCGCCGGACGTCAACGAGTCGGTGGCCACCTACGCGGCCGTCGGCGAGGACATCCGGTTCGGCCTGGCCGCCATCCGCAACGTCGGCCTCAACGTCGTCGAGGCCATCGTCGCCGCACGCCAGGAGAAGGGCGCCTTCACCTCCTTCCAGGACTTCCTGGAGAAGGTGCCCGCGGTGGTCTGCAACAAGCGGACGATCGAGTCCCTGATCAAGGCCGGGGCCTTCGACTCCCTCGGGCACGGCCGGCGCCAGCTGGCCCTGCGCCACGAGGACGCCGTCGACGCGGTCATCGACCTCAAGCGCAACGAGGCGGTCGGCCAGTACGACCTGTTCGGGGGCGGCGACTCCGGTGCGGCCCCCGGCGGGCTGCAGATCGTCCTGCCGGACGTGCCGGACTGGGACAAGCGCGAGCGGCTCGCCTACGAGCGGGAGATGCTCGGCCTGTACGTCTCCGACCACCCGCTGCTCGGCGTCGAGCACGTCCTGGCCCGGTCCGCCGACTGCAGCATCGCTGCGCTGCTCGCCGACGACGCCCGCCCGGACGGCGCGACCGTCACCATCGCGGGTCTCATCACCGGGGTGACCCGCAAGCTGACCAAGAACGGCAACCAGTGGGCGATCGCCACCGTCGAGGACCTCGAGGGCGCGATCGAGGTGCTGTTCTTCCCCCAGACGTACGCGACCGTGTCGACCGTGCTGGAGCCCGACACCGTGTGCGTCGTCCGGGGGCGGCTCAACCGGCGGGACGACGTGCCGACCGTCTACGCGTCCGAGCTGACCCTGCCCGACGTCAGCCAGGGCTCAGCGGGCCCGGTCGTCATCGCCCTGCCGGCAACCCGCTGCACGCCTCCGGTCGTCGGTCAGCTCAAGGAGGTGCTCGCCACCCACCCCGGGGTCACCGAGGTGCACCTGCGGCTCGAGCAGTCCGGCCGGGCGACGCTGATGCGGCTCGACGACGGGCTGCGGGTCACCCCCTCCCCGGCCCTGTTCGGGGACCTCAAGGCGCTGCTCGGCCCCAGCTGCCTGGTCTGA
- a CDS encoding histidinol-phosphate transaminase: MSPLDDLPLREDLRGRTPYGAPQLDVPVRLNTNESSYELPEDVALAVVEALAGQVRTLNRYPDREFTALRGDLAAYLGHGLTADQMWAGNGSNEVLQHLLQAFGGPGRTALGFTPSYSMHPIISRGTGTAWVDGQREGDFDLDAEHVAAQVRAVDPDVVFLCSPNNPTGTALHLDVVEAAYAATSGVLVVDEAYAEYARPGTPSALTLLPGRPRLVVTRTMSKAFALAGARVGYLAADPAVTDALRLVRLPYHLSSLTQAAARAALARADTLLASVEATKTQRDRIVGAVADLGLHPVPSDANFVLFGGLDDERATWQALLDRGVLVRDVGIRHHLRVTAGTPEETTAFLDALAAALTDQRGEPR; this comes from the coding sequence GTGAGCCCCCTGGACGACCTGCCGCTGCGTGAGGACCTGCGCGGCCGCACGCCCTACGGCGCCCCACAGCTCGACGTCCCGGTACGGCTCAACACCAACGAGAGCTCCTACGAGCTGCCCGAGGACGTCGCGCTGGCCGTCGTCGAGGCCCTCGCCGGGCAGGTGCGCACCCTCAACCGCTACCCCGACCGTGAGTTCACGGCGCTGCGCGGCGACCTCGCCGCCTACCTAGGCCACGGCCTGACGGCCGACCAGATGTGGGCAGGCAACGGGTCCAACGAGGTGCTCCAGCACCTGCTGCAGGCCTTCGGCGGCCCGGGGCGCACCGCGCTGGGCTTCACGCCCTCGTACTCGATGCACCCGATCATCAGCCGGGGCACCGGGACGGCGTGGGTCGACGGGCAGCGCGAGGGGGACTTCGACCTGGACGCCGAGCACGTCGCCGCCCAGGTCCGGGCCGTCGACCCGGACGTCGTGTTCCTGTGCTCCCCGAACAACCCGACCGGCACCGCCCTGCACCTGGACGTCGTCGAGGCCGCCTACGCCGCGACGTCCGGGGTCCTCGTCGTCGACGAGGCCTACGCCGAGTACGCCCGGCCCGGGACGCCGTCCGCACTCACGCTGCTGCCCGGCCGCCCCCGGCTCGTCGTCACCCGGACGATGAGCAAGGCGTTCGCGCTGGCCGGCGCCCGCGTCGGCTACCTCGCCGCCGACCCCGCCGTCACCGACGCGCTGCGGCTGGTCCGGCTGCCCTACCACCTCTCCTCGCTGACCCAGGCCGCCGCCCGGGCCGCGCTCGCCCGCGCCGACACGCTGCTGGCCAGTGTCGAGGCGACGAAGACCCAGCGGGACCGGATCGTCGGCGCGGTCGCCGACCTCGGCCTGCACCCGGTGCCGAGCGACGCGAACTTCGTCCTGTTCGGTGGCCTGGACGACGAGCGGGCCACCTGGCAGGCGCTGCTGGACCGGGGCGTCCTCGTCCGGGACGTCGGCATCCGGCACCATCTGCGGGTGACGGCCGGCACCCCCGAGGAGACCACCGCGTTCCTCGACGCCCTGGCCGCGGCCCTGACCGACCAGCGAGGAGAGCCCCGATGA
- the hisB gene encoding imidazoleglycerol-phosphate dehydratase HisB: MSRTARLERATSESRVAVELDLDGTGACRVSTGVPFYDHMLAALSRHSLIDLVVEAEGDTGVDAHHTVEDVAIVLGQALRQALGDKTGIARFGDATVPLDECLVQAVVDVSGRPYCVHTGEPDGQPYALIGGGAGGVPYAGSLTRHVFETLAHHAAIALHVRVLAGRDPHHVVEAQFKAVARALRAAVAVDPRVTGVPSTKGAL; this comes from the coding sequence ATGAGCCGCACCGCCCGCCTCGAGCGTGCCACGAGCGAGTCGAGGGTGGCCGTCGAGCTCGACCTCGACGGCACCGGGGCCTGCCGGGTGAGCACCGGCGTCCCGTTCTACGACCACATGCTGGCCGCGCTGTCGCGGCACTCGCTGATCGACCTCGTCGTCGAGGCCGAGGGGGACACCGGCGTCGACGCCCACCACACCGTCGAGGACGTCGCGATCGTGCTCGGCCAGGCCCTGCGCCAGGCGCTCGGCGACAAGACGGGCATCGCCCGCTTCGGGGACGCCACCGTCCCGCTCGACGAGTGCCTCGTCCAGGCGGTCGTCGACGTGTCCGGCCGGCCGTACTGCGTGCACACCGGGGAGCCCGACGGGCAGCCGTACGCCCTGATCGGTGGCGGCGCCGGCGGGGTGCCCTACGCCGGGTCGCTGACCCGGCACGTGTTCGAGACCCTCGCCCACCACGCCGCGATCGCCCTGCACGTGCGGGTGCTGGCCGGCCGCGACCCGCACCACGTCGTCGAGGCCCAGTTCAAGGCGGTGGCCCGCGCGCTGCGCGCCGCGGTGGCCGTCGACCCGCGGGTGACCGGCGTGCCCAGCACCAAGGGCGCCCTGTGA
- the ybaK gene encoding Cys-tRNA(Pro) deacylase, giving the protein MSRKRVTPAATPATAVLARAGVQHTVRAYDHDPDAVAAGLSYGEEAARALGVEPARVLKTLLAGVDGRLVVAVLPVDARLDLKALAAAVGGRRAQMADPVSAERATGYVVGGISPLGQRRRLPTVLEQDATRWPTVLVSAGRRGLDVELSPVDLVRLTAAVTAAITTRR; this is encoded by the coding sequence GTGAGCCGCAAGCGGGTGACCCCCGCCGCCACCCCTGCCACCGCCGTCCTGGCCCGGGCCGGCGTCCAGCACACGGTGCGGGCCTACGACCACGACCCGGACGCCGTCGCGGCGGGGCTCTCCTACGGCGAGGAGGCGGCGCGGGCGCTCGGCGTGGAGCCGGCCCGGGTGCTCAAGACCCTGCTGGCCGGCGTCGACGGCCGGCTCGTCGTCGCGGTGCTGCCGGTCGACGCCCGCCTGGACCTCAAGGCGCTGGCCGCGGCCGTCGGCGGCCGGCGCGCGCAGATGGCCGACCCGGTCTCGGCGGAGCGGGCCACCGGGTACGTCGTCGGCGGGATCAGCCCGCTGGGCCAGCGGCGACGCCTGCCCACGGTCCTCGAGCAGGACGCGACCCGCTGGCCGACCGTGCTGGTCAGCGCCGGCCGGCGCGGCCTGGACGTCGAGCTCTCCCCGGTCGATCTCGTCCGGCTCACGGCGGCGGTGACCGCCGCGATCACCACCCGCCGCTGA
- the hisH gene encoding imidazole glycerol phosphate synthase subunit HisH: MPSPRVVVLDHGSGNVRSAVRALERVGADVELTADRAAAAEADGLVVPGVGAFATVMAGLDAVRGGEVVDRRLAGGRPVLGICVGMQVMFDLGVEHGHRTAGLGQWPGTVERLPADVVPHMGWNTVEVPAGSTLFAGVEDERFYFVHSYGVLRWELPSGHDRLRAPLVSWSEHGGRFVAAVENGPLSATQFHPEKSGDAGAALLENWVRSLR; encoded by the coding sequence ATGCCCAGCCCGCGCGTCGTCGTCCTCGACCACGGCTCCGGCAACGTCCGCTCCGCCGTCCGGGCGCTCGAGCGGGTCGGCGCCGACGTCGAGCTGACCGCCGACCGGGCCGCGGCGGCGGAGGCCGACGGCCTCGTCGTCCCCGGGGTCGGGGCCTTCGCCACCGTGATGGCCGGTCTGGACGCCGTCCGCGGCGGGGAGGTCGTCGACCGCCGGCTGGCGGGCGGGCGCCCGGTGCTCGGCATCTGCGTGGGGATGCAGGTGATGTTCGACCTCGGGGTCGAGCACGGCCACCGCACCGCCGGGCTGGGGCAGTGGCCGGGCACGGTCGAGCGGCTGCCCGCGGACGTCGTCCCGCACATGGGGTGGAACACCGTCGAGGTCCCCGCCGGGTCGACGCTGTTCGCCGGGGTCGAGGACGAGCGGTTCTACTTCGTGCACTCCTACGGCGTGCTGCGCTGGGAGCTGCCGTCCGGTCACGACCGACTGCGTGCCCCGCTCGTCAGCTGGTCGGAGCACGGCGGACGGTTCGTCGCCGCGGTGGAGAACGGCCCCCTGTCGGCGACCCAGTTCCACCCGGAGAAGTCCGGGGACGCCGGGGCCGCCCTGCTGGAGAACTGGGTCCGGTCGCTGCGGTGA
- the priA gene encoding bifunctional 1-(5-phosphoribosyl)-5-((5-phosphoribosylamino)methylideneamino)imidazole-4-carboxamide isomerase/phosphoribosylanthranilate isomerase PriA, protein MPAPRLQLLPAVDVAGGRAVRLVQGEAGSETSYGDPLEAALAWQAAGAEWIHLVDLDAAFGRGSNADLLADVVRRLDVAVELSGGIRDDESLQRALATGARRVNLGTAALEDPAWTSRVIAEHGDTVAVGLDVRGTTLAARGWTREGGDLWEVLARLDADGCARYVVTDVTKDGTLRGPNTDLLRAVCARTDAAVVASGGISSLEDLRALRDLVPLGVEGAVVGKALYAGAFTLPEALDVAGRP, encoded by the coding sequence CTGCCCGCCCCGCGCCTGCAGCTGCTGCCCGCCGTCGACGTCGCCGGCGGCCGGGCCGTGCGGCTGGTGCAGGGGGAGGCCGGCAGCGAGACGTCCTACGGCGACCCCCTGGAGGCGGCCCTGGCCTGGCAGGCCGCCGGCGCCGAGTGGATCCACCTCGTCGACCTCGACGCGGCCTTCGGGCGGGGCTCCAACGCCGACCTGCTCGCCGACGTGGTGCGCCGCCTCGACGTCGCCGTCGAGCTGTCCGGCGGCATCCGGGACGACGAGTCGCTGCAGCGCGCCCTGGCCACCGGCGCCCGGCGGGTCAACCTCGGCACCGCTGCCCTGGAGGACCCGGCGTGGACCTCCCGGGTCATCGCCGAGCACGGCGACACGGTCGCCGTCGGGCTCGACGTCCGCGGAACCACGCTGGCCGCCCGCGGCTGGACCCGCGAGGGCGGCGACCTGTGGGAGGTGCTGGCGCGCCTCGACGCCGACGGCTGCGCCCGGTACGTCGTCACCGACGTGACGAAGGACGGCACCCTGCGCGGCCCCAACACCGACCTGCTCCGCGCGGTGTGCGCCCGTACCGACGCCGCCGTCGTCGCCAGCGGCGGGATCTCCTCCCTCGAGGACCTGCGGGCGTTGCGTGACCTGGTGCCCCTCGGGGTCGAGGGCGCCGTCGTCGGCAAGGCCCTGTACGCCGGCGCGTTCACGCTGCCCGAGGCGCTCGACGTCGCCGGCCGCCCGTGA
- the hisD gene encoding histidinol dehydrogenase, whose product MIRRMDLRGRPLQSRRLRGVVPRADLDVDAAVAAVRPICEDVRERGAVAVRELTERFDGVRLDRLRVPDDALAAALRDLDPAVRSALEEAVRRVRLVHRDQRRADVRTSVVPGGTVTERWVPVERVGLYVPGGQAVYPSSVVMNVVPAQEAGVQQLVVASPPQKEHGGLPHPTILAACALLGVQEVYAVGGAQAVAMLAYGAPEDDGTGCEPVDVVTGPGNVWVAAAKRVVKGVVGIDSEAGPTEILVLADDSADPVHVAADLVSQAEHDILAAAVLVTDSERLADAVDAELERQVAATKHTDRIRTALSGPQSAVVLVDDLDAGMEVVDAYAAEHLEIQTVDAAARAARVRNAGAVFVGPHAPVSLGDYCAGSNHVLPTGGTARHASGLGVQTFLRGIHVVEYSAQALQDVADDVVALADAEDLPAHGAAVRVRFDG is encoded by the coding sequence GTGATCCGACGGATGGACCTGCGAGGCCGGCCGCTGCAGTCCCGGCGGCTGCGCGGCGTCGTCCCCCGGGCCGACCTCGACGTCGACGCCGCGGTCGCCGCCGTCCGGCCGATCTGCGAGGACGTGCGCGAGCGCGGCGCCGTCGCGGTGCGCGAGCTGACCGAACGCTTCGACGGCGTCCGGCTCGACCGGCTCCGGGTGCCCGACGACGCCCTCGCCGCCGCGCTCAGGGACCTCGACCCCGCGGTGCGGTCGGCGCTGGAGGAGGCGGTTCGCCGGGTCCGGCTCGTGCACCGCGACCAGCGCCGCGCCGACGTGCGGACCTCGGTCGTGCCCGGCGGCACCGTCACCGAGCGGTGGGTGCCGGTCGAGCGGGTGGGGCTGTACGTCCCCGGCGGCCAGGCGGTGTACCCGAGCAGCGTGGTGATGAACGTGGTCCCCGCCCAGGAGGCCGGCGTCCAGCAGCTCGTCGTCGCCTCCCCGCCGCAGAAGGAGCACGGCGGGCTGCCGCACCCGACGATCCTCGCCGCGTGCGCCCTGCTCGGCGTCCAGGAGGTCTACGCGGTCGGCGGCGCGCAGGCCGTGGCGATGCTCGCCTACGGCGCCCCGGAGGACGACGGCACCGGCTGCGAGCCCGTCGACGTCGTCACCGGCCCCGGCAACGTCTGGGTGGCCGCCGCCAAGCGGGTCGTCAAGGGGGTGGTCGGCATCGACTCCGAGGCCGGCCCGACCGAGATCCTCGTGCTCGCCGACGACTCCGCCGACCCGGTCCACGTCGCCGCCGACCTCGTCAGCCAGGCCGAGCACGACATCCTGGCGGCCGCCGTCCTCGTCACCGACTCCGAGCGCCTCGCCGACGCGGTCGACGCCGAGCTCGAGCGGCAGGTCGCCGCCACGAAGCACACCGACCGGATCCGCACCGCCCTGTCCGGACCCCAGTCGGCGGTCGTGCTCGTCGACGACCTGGACGCCGGCATGGAGGTCGTCGACGCCTACGCCGCCGAGCACCTGGAGATCCAGACCGTCGACGCCGCCGCCCGTGCGGCCCGGGTCCGCAACGCCGGCGCGGTCTTCGTCGGCCCGCACGCCCCGGTGTCCCTCGGTGACTACTGCGCGGGCTCCAACCACGTGCTGCCCACCGGGGGGACGGCGCGGCACGCCAGCGGGCTCGGCGTCCAGACGTTCCTGCGCGGCATCCACGTCGTGGAGTACTCCGCGCAGGCCTTGCAGGACGTCGCCGACGACGTCGTGGCGCTCGCCGACGCGGAGGACCTGCCTGCGCACGGCGCGGCGGTCCGGGTGCGGTTCGACGGCTGA
- a CDS encoding RluA family pseudouridine synthase: protein MPERRVLPVPEGLEGERVDAGLARLLGLSRSRAADLAAGGGVRVDGAVVGKSDRLRAGALVEVEMPDAATVPVPAEPVPGMRVVHDDDDLVVVDKPVGVAAHPSPGWTGPTVVGGLAAAGYTIATSGAAERQGVVHRLDVGTSGLMVVAKSEYAYSRLKRAFKDRTVDKVYHALVQGHPDPLTGTIDAPIGRHPQHDGKWAVTAAGKPSVTHYEVLEAFRAASLVEVHLETGRTHQIRVHFSALRHPCVGDLTYGADPVLAARLGLQRQWLHAVRLGFEHPGTGQWLELTSDYPADLATALDRLAGG, encoded by the coding sequence GTGCCTGAGCGCCGGGTGCTGCCCGTCCCCGAGGGGCTGGAGGGCGAACGGGTCGACGCCGGGCTCGCGCGCCTGCTCGGCCTGTCCCGGTCCCGTGCCGCCGACCTCGCCGCGGGCGGCGGAGTGCGGGTCGACGGTGCCGTCGTCGGCAAGTCCGACCGGCTGCGCGCGGGCGCCCTGGTGGAGGTCGAGATGCCCGACGCGGCGACCGTCCCGGTGCCGGCCGAGCCGGTGCCCGGGATGCGCGTCGTCCACGACGACGACGACCTCGTCGTCGTCGACAAGCCGGTCGGGGTGGCGGCGCACCCGAGCCCGGGCTGGACCGGCCCGACCGTCGTCGGCGGACTCGCCGCCGCCGGCTACACCATCGCCACCTCGGGGGCGGCCGAGCGGCAGGGCGTCGTCCACCGGCTCGACGTCGGCACCTCCGGCCTCATGGTCGTCGCCAAGAGCGAGTACGCCTACTCGCGGCTCAAGCGGGCGTTCAAGGACCGCACCGTGGACAAGGTCTACCACGCTCTCGTCCAGGGCCACCCGGACCCGCTGACCGGCACCATCGACGCGCCCATCGGCCGCCACCCCCAGCACGACGGGAAGTGGGCCGTCACCGCAGCCGGGAAGCCGAGCGTCACCCACTACGAGGTCCTCGAGGCCTTTCGTGCGGCGTCCCTCGTCGAGGTGCACCTGGAGACCGGCCGCACCCACCAGATCCGGGTGCACTTCTCCGCGCTGCGGCACCCGTGCGTCGGTGACCTCACCTACGGTGCCGACCCGGTGCTGGCGGCCCGGCTCGGGCTGCAGCGGCAGTGGCTGCACGCCGTCCGCCTGGGGTTCGAGCACCCCGGCACCGGGCAGTGGCTCGAGCTCACCAGCGACTACCCCGCGGACCTGGCGACCGCGCTGGACCGGCTCGCCGGCGGCTGA
- the thpR gene encoding RNA 2',3'-cyclic phosphodiesterase encodes MFVAVVPPEHVLAHLQAALTPHRDLAGGARWTLVEQWHVTLAFLPSVPDRAVPPLVERLRRAATRGGPLAARVAGAGAFPRPARATVLWAGVAGDDETLRRLAAGTRAAGRRAGVEVAGGPFRPHLTVARLPRPGDARRWADALGDYTGPAWTATEITLVASRLGAGPGGRAVHETLHRLPLGGR; translated from the coding sequence ATGTTCGTCGCGGTGGTGCCGCCCGAGCACGTGCTGGCGCACCTGCAGGCCGCCCTCACCCCCCACCGCGACCTGGCCGGCGGCGCCCGCTGGACGCTCGTCGAGCAGTGGCACGTCACGCTCGCGTTCCTGCCGTCGGTCCCGGACCGGGCGGTGCCGCCCCTGGTCGAGCGGCTCCGCCGGGCGGCGACCCGGGGCGGACCCCTGGCGGCCAGGGTCGCCGGCGCCGGCGCGTTCCCGCGACCGGCGCGGGCCACCGTGCTGTGGGCCGGGGTGGCCGGCGACGACGAGACGCTGCGCCGGCTGGCCGCCGGGACGCGGGCGGCGGGACGCCGGGCGGGCGTCGAGGTCGCGGGCGGACCGTTCCGCCCGCACCTCACCGTGGCCCGGCTGCCGCGCCCCGGGGACGCGCGCCGCTGGGCCGACGCGCTGGGCGACTACACCGGACCGGCGTGGACCGCGACCGAGATCACGCTGGTCGCCTCGCGGCTCGGCGCGGGCCCGGGCGGCCGGGCCGTCCACGAGACGCTGCACCGCCTGCCGCTGGGCGGGCGGTAA
- a CDS encoding LON peptidase substrate-binding domain-containing protein, which produces MPLFPLSTVLVPGLVLPLHVFEPRYRALVADLTSEGDPDAELGVVAIRQGVEVGGDAPPSTYEVGCTARLRQVTEHPDGRYDLVTTGTRRFRLLGLADTGTPYLTGRVELLEEPDGDDVDLPDLARQVGLELAAYRQAVGLAQSGLPSSPRVLSYLVAAVVVLDLADRQGLLEQPDTARRLLAERSLLRRERRLVEALGAVPAPRLTQSPASPS; this is translated from the coding sequence CTGCCGCTGTTCCCCCTCAGCACGGTGCTCGTGCCCGGGCTCGTGCTGCCGCTGCACGTGTTCGAGCCGCGCTACCGGGCGCTGGTCGCGGACCTCACCTCGGAGGGCGACCCGGACGCCGAGCTCGGGGTCGTCGCGATCCGGCAGGGCGTCGAGGTGGGCGGGGACGCGCCGCCGAGCACGTACGAGGTGGGCTGCACCGCCCGGCTGCGGCAGGTGACCGAGCACCCCGACGGCCGGTACGACCTCGTCACCACCGGCACCCGCCGCTTCCGCCTGCTGGGGCTGGCGGACACCGGCACCCCGTACCTGACCGGCCGGGTCGAGCTGCTCGAGGAGCCGGACGGCGATGACGTCGACCTGCCCGACCTGGCCCGGCAGGTCGGGCTGGAGCTGGCCGCCTACCGCCAGGCCGTGGGGCTGGCGCAGAGCGGACTGCCGAGCAGCCCGCGGGTGCTGTCCTACCTCGTCGCAGCGGTCGTGGTGCTCGACCTGGCGGACCGCCAGGGGCTGCTCGAGCAGCCGGACACGGCTCGCCGGCTGCTCGCCGAGCGGAGCCTGCTGCGCCGGGAGCGCCGGCTCGTCGAGGCCCTCGGCGCAGTGCCGGCGCCGCGGCTCACCCAGTCCCCCGCCAGCCCGAGCTGA